CTCGAGCGCGATTCGGTCGGCGCGGTGGTGCTCGGTGAATACCAGCACCTGCGCGAAGGCGATACCGCCAAGACCACCGGCCGCATTCTCGAAGTGCCGGTCGGTCCGGGCCTGCTCGGCCGCGTCGTCGACGCGCTGGGTAACCCCATCGACGGCAAGGGCCCGATCGACGCCGCCGGCAGCAGCCCCATCGAAAAGGTGGCTCCGGGCGTGATCTGGCGCCAGTCGGTCGACCAGCCGATGCAGACCGGCTACAAGTCCATCGACTCGATGATCCCGATCGGCCGCGGCCAGCGCGAGCTGATCATCGGCGACCGCCAGACCGGCAAGACCGCCGTGGCGATCGACGCGATCATCAACCAGAAGCACTCGGGCATTAAGTGCATCTACGTCGCCATCGGCCAGAAGCGCAGCTCGATCGCCAACGTGGTGCGCAAGCTCGAAGAGAACGGCGCGCTGGCGAACACCATCGTGGTCGTGGCCTCGGCCTCCGAGGCCGCCGCCCTGCAGTACGTCGCGCCGTATTCCGGCTGCGCCATGGGCGAATACTTCCGCGACCGCGGCGAAGACGCCCTGATCGTCTACGACGACCTCTCCAAGCAGGCCGTCGCCTACCGCCAGATCTCGCTGCTGCTCAAGCGTCCGCCGGGCCGCGAAGCGTATCCTGGCGACGTCTTCTACCTGCACTCGCGCCTGCTCGAGCGCGCCTCGCGCGTGAGCGCCGAGTACGTCGAGAAGATGACCAGCGGCGAAGTGAAGGGCAAGACCGGCTCGCTCACCGCGCTGCCGATCATCGAAAC
This window of the Luteibacter aegosomatis genome carries:
- the atpA gene encoding F0F1 ATP synthase subunit alpha, translating into MSSTTLNPSEISELIKTRIEQFKLGAEARNEGTIISVSDGIVRIHGLADVMQGEMIELPNNTYALALNLERDSVGAVVLGEYQHLREGDTAKTTGRILEVPVGPGLLGRVVDALGNPIDGKGPIDAAGSSPIEKVAPGVIWRQSVDQPMQTGYKSIDSMIPIGRGQRELIIGDRQTGKTAVAIDAIINQKHSGIKCIYVAIGQKRSSIANVVRKLEENGALANTIVVVASASEAAALQYVAPYSGCAMGEYFRDRGEDALIVYDDLSKQAVAYRQISLLLKRPPGREAYPGDVFYLHSRLLERASRVSAEYVEKMTSGEVKGKTGSLTALPIIETQAGDVSAFVPTNVISITDGQIFLETDLFNAGIRPPVNAGISVSRVGGAAQTKIIKKLSGGVKLALAQYRELAAFAQFASDLDAATRAQLDRGQRVTELMKQAQYSPLSLAELGLSVFAAEKGYLDDLPVNKVLPFEKGLHAFFRQNHGDLMTKIDATGDWDKDIEATFKAGADEFKKTGSW